The following are encoded together in the Mycolicibacterium arabiense genome:
- a CDS encoding TetR/AcrR family transcriptional regulator, translated as MRTHGWSGSAPASDDEAVARILAAAGKAIDERGAEISIADVARTLGVTRQTVYRYFPSTDALLVAAAVHAADDFLERVADHVRGMHDPVDAVTEAVATALEWLPKDKHIGLLIAPGRPNAHTESVTSDVALQFANSMVRRFDVDWAAHGFTDAELDELAEHLLRIIQSFVIDPGRPPRTGQALRDYLRRWVAGAIVPPATPR; from the coding sequence GTGCGAACCCACGGCTGGTCGGGATCTGCCCCGGCAAGCGACGACGAAGCCGTCGCGCGGATCCTCGCCGCCGCGGGCAAGGCGATCGACGAGCGCGGCGCCGAGATCTCCATCGCCGACGTTGCCCGCACGCTCGGCGTCACCCGTCAGACGGTGTACCGCTACTTCCCCAGTACCGACGCGCTGCTGGTGGCCGCAGCGGTGCACGCCGCCGACGACTTCCTGGAACGGGTCGCCGACCACGTCCGCGGCATGCACGACCCCGTCGACGCGGTGACCGAGGCCGTCGCCACCGCGCTGGAGTGGCTGCCCAAGGACAAGCACATCGGGCTCCTGATCGCGCCGGGCCGACCGAACGCGCACACCGAGTCGGTGACCTCCGACGTGGCGTTGCAGTTCGCCAACTCGATGGTCCGCCGCTTCGACGTCGACTGGGCCGCACACGGTTTCACCGATGCCGAACTCGACGAGCTGGCCGAGCACCTGCTGCGGATCATCCAGTCGTTCGTGATCGACCCGGGCCGGCCGCCGCGCACCGGTCAGGCGCTGCGCGACTACCTGCGGCGGTGGGTGGCCGGGGCGATCGTGCCGCCCGCTACACCACGGTGA
- a CDS encoding cytochrome P450 has protein sequence MTTTQNACPFLPQGYDFTDPDVLLKGIPVTEFAELRKTAPVWWNAQSESIFDDGGYWVISKHEDIKSISKNGDLWSTNRKGAVMRLPEGVTSEQLDLTKALLINHDAPEHTRLRKIVSRLFTPRAVKALEEKLAVAAREIVAAAAEKGSGDFVGDVATKLPLQAIADLIGVPEADRERLFHWTNSIMNTDDPDFDSDPTTANAELMGYAYTMAEERRRCPADDIVTRLIQADVDGESLGDVEFAFFVILLAVAGNETTRNAMTHGMNAFFDNPDQWELFKRERPETAVDEIIRWATPVHCFQRTAMADVELSGATVRAGQRVGLFYSSANFDEDVFDRPFEFDVTRNPNPHLAFGGNGAHYCIGANLARMEIKLIFDEIAAQIPDISKLAEPQRLRSGWINGVKELPVSYGG, from the coding sequence ATGACGACCACGCAGAACGCCTGCCCCTTCCTGCCCCAGGGGTATGACTTCACCGACCCGGACGTCCTCCTCAAGGGCATCCCGGTGACCGAGTTCGCCGAACTGCGCAAGACCGCGCCGGTCTGGTGGAACGCCCAGAGCGAGTCGATCTTCGACGACGGCGGCTACTGGGTCATCAGCAAGCACGAGGACATCAAGTCGATCTCGAAGAACGGCGACCTGTGGTCGACCAACCGCAAGGGCGCGGTGATGCGGCTGCCGGAGGGCGTGACCAGCGAGCAACTCGACCTGACCAAGGCGCTGCTGATCAACCACGACGCACCCGAGCACACCCGCCTGCGCAAGATCGTCTCCCGGTTGTTCACCCCGCGCGCGGTGAAGGCACTCGAGGAGAAGCTCGCCGTGGCCGCCCGCGAGATCGTCGCGGCCGCCGCCGAGAAGGGCAGCGGCGACTTCGTCGGCGACGTGGCCACCAAGCTGCCGCTGCAGGCGATCGCCGACCTGATCGGCGTGCCCGAGGCGGACCGGGAGCGGCTGTTCCACTGGACCAACAGCATCATGAACACCGACGATCCGGACTTCGACTCCGATCCGACGACTGCCAACGCCGAACTGATGGGCTACGCCTACACGATGGCCGAGGAGCGGCGTCGCTGCCCGGCCGACGACATCGTCACCCGTCTGATCCAGGCCGACGTGGACGGCGAATCACTGGGCGACGTCGAGTTCGCGTTCTTCGTGATCCTGCTCGCCGTCGCGGGCAACGAGACCACCCGCAACGCGATGACCCACGGCATGAACGCGTTCTTCGACAACCCCGACCAGTGGGAGCTGTTCAAACGCGAACGACCCGAGACCGCCGTCGACGAGATCATCCGGTGGGCCACCCCGGTGCACTGCTTCCAGCGCACCGCCATGGCCGACGTCGAACTCAGCGGGGCGACGGTCCGGGCCGGTCAGCGCGTGGGCTTGTTCTACAGCTCGGCCAACTTCGACGAGGACGTGTTCGACCGCCCCTTCGAGTTCGACGTTACCCGCAACCCCAACCCGCACCTCGCGTTCGGGGGGAACGGGGCGCACTACTGCATCGGCGCCAACCTCGCCCGCATGGAGATCAAGCTGATCTTCGACGAGATCGCCGCGCAGATTCCCGACATCTCGAAACTCGCTGAGCCGCAGCGGCTGCGGTCCGGGTGGATCAACGGCGTCAAGGAGTTGCCCGTCTCCTACGGGGGCTGA
- a CDS encoding SDR family oxidoreductase, whose translation MGLYGDQFKEKVAIVTGAGGGIGQAYAEALAREGAAVVVADINTEGAQKVVDGIKGEGGNALAVRVDVSDPDSAKEMAAQTLSEFGGIDYLVNNAAIFGGMKLDFLITVDWDYYKKFMSVNMDGALVCTRAVYRKMAKRGGGAIVNQSSTAAWLYSNFYGLAKVGVNGLTQQLATELGGQNIRVNAIAPGPIDTEANRTTTPQEMVADIVKGIPLSRMGEVDDLTGMCLFLLSDQAKWVTGQIFNVDGGQIIR comes from the coding sequence GTGGGTCTGTACGGAGATCAGTTCAAGGAGAAGGTCGCGATCGTCACCGGTGCCGGCGGCGGCATCGGGCAGGCGTACGCCGAGGCGCTGGCGCGTGAGGGCGCCGCGGTCGTCGTAGCCGACATCAACACCGAGGGTGCGCAGAAGGTCGTCGACGGCATCAAGGGCGAGGGCGGCAACGCGCTCGCGGTGCGCGTCGACGTGAGCGATCCCGACTCCGCCAAGGAGATGGCCGCACAGACGCTTTCGGAGTTCGGCGGCATCGACTACCTGGTGAACAACGCGGCGATCTTCGGCGGGATGAAGCTCGACTTCCTGATCACCGTCGACTGGGACTACTACAAGAAGTTCATGAGCGTGAACATGGACGGCGCGCTGGTGTGCACGCGTGCGGTGTACCGCAAGATGGCCAAGCGCGGCGGCGGGGCGATCGTCAACCAGTCGTCCACGGCGGCGTGGCTGTACTCGAACTTCTACGGGCTGGCCAAGGTCGGCGTCAACGGTCTGACCCAGCAGCTCGCCACCGAGCTGGGGGGACAGAACATTCGGGTGAACGCGATCGCGCCCGGGCCCATCGACACCGAGGCCAACCGGACCACCACGCCGCAGGAGATGGTCGCCGACATCGTGAAGGGAATTCCCCTGTCGCGCATGGGCGAGGTCGACGACCTGACCGGCATGTGCCTGTTCCTGCTGTCGGACCAGGCCAAGTGGGTCACCGGTCAGATCTTCAACGTCGACGGCGGACAGATCATCAGATGA
- the purD gene encoding phosphoribosylamine--glycine ligase: protein MHVLVIGSGAREHALLLALRRDPEVTGLSVAPGNAGTAIIADQYDVDITSGEAVVGLVRKVGADLVVVGPEVPLVLGVADAVRAAGIACFGPTRDAARIEGSKAFAKDVMDAAGVRTARSEIVDNPAHLDTALDRFGPPSGDPAWVVKDDGLAAGKGVVVTADREAARAHAASLLDSGHPVLLESFLDGPEVSLFCVVDGETVVPLLPAQDFKRVGDGDSGPNTGGMGAYAPLPWLPEGTVDRIVRDVVAPVAAELVARDSAFSGLLYAGLAMTSQGPSVVEFNCRFGDPETQAVLALLETPLGQLLHAAATGRLADQQPLRWHDGAAVAVVLAAENYPGRPRLGDAITGSEADGVLHAGTARRDDGSIVSSGGRVLSVVGTGPDLAAARDAAYGLMSSIRLPGSHFRTDIGLAAAEGRLSLPQA, encoded by the coding sequence GTGCACGTCCTCGTCATCGGATCTGGTGCCCGCGAACACGCCTTGCTGCTTGCGCTGCGGCGCGACCCCGAGGTGACGGGACTCTCGGTCGCCCCCGGCAACGCCGGCACCGCGATCATCGCCGACCAGTACGACGTCGACATCACCTCCGGTGAGGCGGTGGTCGGTCTCGTCCGCAAGGTGGGCGCCGACCTCGTGGTGGTCGGTCCCGAGGTCCCCCTGGTGCTCGGAGTGGCCGACGCGGTGCGCGCCGCAGGCATCGCCTGCTTCGGACCCACTCGGGACGCGGCGCGGATCGAGGGCTCGAAGGCCTTCGCCAAGGACGTGATGGATGCCGCGGGCGTACGGACCGCGCGCAGCGAGATCGTCGACAACCCAGCGCATCTCGACACCGCGCTCGACCGGTTCGGCCCGCCCAGCGGCGACCCTGCCTGGGTGGTCAAGGACGACGGGTTGGCGGCAGGCAAGGGCGTCGTGGTCACCGCCGACCGTGAAGCCGCCCGTGCCCACGCGGCCAGCCTGCTGGACTCCGGCCACCCGGTACTGCTCGAGAGCTTCCTGGACGGGCCGGAAGTCAGCCTGTTCTGCGTGGTCGACGGCGAGACCGTCGTCCCACTGCTGCCGGCACAGGACTTCAAGCGCGTCGGCGACGGCGACAGCGGGCCGAACACCGGCGGCATGGGCGCCTACGCGCCGCTGCCGTGGCTGCCCGAGGGCACCGTCGACCGGATCGTGCGCGACGTCGTCGCACCCGTCGCCGCCGAACTCGTCGCACGCGACTCGGCGTTCTCCGGACTGCTGTACGCCGGTCTGGCGATGACGTCGCAGGGACCGTCGGTGGTCGAGTTCAACTGCCGCTTCGGCGACCCGGAGACCCAGGCCGTGCTCGCGTTGCTCGAGACCCCGCTCGGTCAGCTGCTGCACGCGGCCGCCACCGGCCGACTCGCCGACCAGCAGCCGCTGCGGTGGCACGACGGTGCAGCGGTGGCCGTGGTGCTCGCCGCCGAGAACTATCCCGGCAGGCCCCGCCTCGGCGACGCGATCACCGGGTCCGAGGCCGACGGGGTGCTGCACGCGGGCACCGCCCGGCGTGACGACGGAAGCATCGTGTCCTCCGGTGGGCGGGTGCTATCGGTGGTGGGTACCGGCCCCGACCTCGCTGCCGCGCGCGACGCCGCGTACGGGCTGATGAGTTCGATCCGACTGCCCGGCAGTCACTTTCGCACCGACATCGGGCTGGCCGCTGCCGAGGGCCGGCTCAGCCTGCCGCAGGCCTAG
- a CDS encoding NAD(P)-dependent oxidoreductase: protein MSELRLGYIGLGNQGAPMAKRLVGWPGGLTVFDVRTEAMTPLAELGASLADSVADVAKADVISVTVLTDQQVRDVVDQLAAHAQPGTVIAIHSTIEPGTAGELAEALWPKGIHVVDAPVSGGAGAADKGELAVMVGADDEAYELVKPVFKQWASMVVRAGEPGAGTRMKLARNMLTYIGFAAACEASKLAEAAGIDLQKLGRVVRHSDAQSGGPGAIMVRDDTKPLGLDHFVYDMFVHTRGLAEKDLKLALGLGEATGVDLPLAEIALRNLAAGLGVPHTTSAHEDEG from the coding sequence ATGAGTGAGCTTCGGCTGGGGTACATCGGCCTGGGGAACCAGGGGGCGCCGATGGCCAAGCGCCTCGTCGGATGGCCTGGCGGACTGACGGTGTTCGACGTGCGCACCGAGGCCATGACACCGCTGGCCGAGCTGGGTGCCTCCCTGGCCGACAGCGTCGCCGACGTCGCCAAGGCCGACGTCATCAGCGTCACCGTGCTCACCGACCAGCAGGTGCGCGACGTCGTCGACCAGCTCGCGGCCCATGCGCAGCCCGGCACGGTCATCGCGATCCACTCCACAATCGAGCCCGGCACCGCCGGTGAGCTGGCCGAGGCGTTGTGGCCGAAGGGTATTCACGTCGTCGATGCGCCCGTCAGCGGTGGCGCCGGTGCGGCCGACAAGGGTGAACTCGCCGTGATGGTCGGTGCCGACGACGAGGCCTACGAGCTCGTCAAACCGGTGTTCAAGCAGTGGGCCTCGATGGTGGTCCGCGCCGGAGAGCCGGGTGCGGGGACCCGGATGAAGCTCGCCCGCAACATGCTGACCTACATCGGCTTCGCGGCCGCGTGCGAGGCGTCCAAGCTGGCCGAAGCGGCAGGCATCGATCTGCAGAAGCTTGGCCGGGTGGTCAGGCACAGTGACGCCCAGAGCGGTGGGCCCGGCGCGATCATGGTTCGTGACGACACCAAACCCCTTGGGCTTGATCACTTCGTCTACGACATGTTCGTCCACACCCGCGGTCTGGCCGAGAAGGACCTGAAGCTGGCGCTCGGACTGGGCGAGGCCACCGGTGTCGACCTGCCGTTGGCCGAGATCGCACTTCGGAACTTGGCCGCCGGACTCGGCGTGCCGCACACGACTTCCGCGCACGAGGATGAGGGGTAG
- a CDS encoding carboxymuconolactone decarboxylase family protein: MDELRKKGLEKMNEVYGWDMPDMPGDYFALTADHLFGTIWTRPGLSMREKRMMTLTCVTALGIPDLAEIQVNAALHNEELTVEELKEMAIFLTHYLGFPLGSKLDGVVTKVAAKRKKDAEKAAGEGTAEDKRANVNAALKMHSGSKIDDE; this comes from the coding sequence ATGGACGAGCTTCGCAAGAAGGGCCTCGAGAAGATGAACGAGGTCTACGGCTGGGACATGCCGGACATGCCCGGCGACTACTTCGCGCTGACGGCCGACCATCTGTTCGGCACCATCTGGACCAGGCCCGGGCTGTCGATGCGCGAGAAGCGAATGATGACGCTCACGTGCGTGACGGCCCTTGGCATCCCGGATCTGGCCGAGATTCAGGTCAACGCCGCGCTGCACAACGAGGAACTCACCGTCGAGGAACTCAAGGAGATGGCTATCTTCCTGACCCACTACCTGGGCTTCCCGCTGGGCTCGAAGCTCGACGGCGTGGTCACCAAGGTGGCGGCCAAGCGGAAGAAGGATGCCGAGAAGGCCGCCGGCGAGGGCACGGCGGAGGACAAGCGGGCGAACGTCAACGCCGCGTTGAAGATGCACTCCGGAAGCAAGATCGATGACGAGTAG
- a CDS encoding alpha/beta hydrolase-fold protein, producing MMARVSELSRRAVLRLGAGAALGAAGAYAIGASVTGTPATAPPVSMTGVGSPLPPLAPPPPSPPAPTYVSGSFSSAARGGITTNWAIARPPGQTAPLRPVIALHGKDSDAASVMAGGVERGLAQAVAAGLPPFAVVAVDGGGGYWHGRASGDDAGAMVLDELLPMLAGQGLDTSRVGFLGWSMGGYGALLLGGRLGPARTAAICAVSPALWTSPGAAAPGAFDGAQDYAANSVWGMPELGSIPIRIDCGNGDPFASATEQFIAQLPTPPAGGFSPGGHDSAFWNSQLPAEIEWLAPLLVA from the coding sequence ATGATGGCCCGCGTGTCCGAATTGAGCCGTCGCGCCGTCCTCAGACTCGGCGCGGGTGCCGCGCTCGGGGCCGCCGGGGCATACGCGATCGGCGCCAGCGTGACGGGCACGCCCGCCACCGCGCCGCCGGTCTCGATGACCGGCGTGGGTTCGCCGCTGCCGCCGCTGGCCCCTCCTCCCCCGTCGCCGCCCGCGCCGACGTACGTCTCGGGCTCGTTCAGCTCGGCCGCGCGGGGCGGGATAACGACCAATTGGGCCATCGCCCGTCCGCCGGGCCAGACGGCTCCGTTGCGTCCGGTGATCGCACTGCACGGCAAGGACAGCGACGCCGCCAGCGTCATGGCAGGCGGTGTCGAACGGGGTTTGGCACAGGCCGTGGCAGCGGGCCTGCCGCCGTTCGCGGTGGTGGCGGTCGACGGGGGTGGCGGCTACTGGCACGGGCGCGCATCGGGTGACGACGCGGGCGCCATGGTGCTCGACGAACTGCTGCCCATGCTCGCCGGCCAAGGACTCGACACCTCGCGGGTCGGCTTCCTCGGCTGGTCGATGGGCGGCTACGGCGCGCTCCTCCTGGGTGGGCGGCTCGGTCCGGCGCGGACGGCGGCCATCTGCGCGGTGAGCCCGGCGCTGTGGACGTCGCCGGGTGCGGCCGCCCCCGGCGCCTTCGACGGCGCGCAGGACTACGCGGCCAACAGCGTGTGGGGCATGCCCGAACTGGGGTCGATCCCGATCCGAATCGATTGCGGCAACGGCGATCCCTTCGCGTCCGCCACGGAACAGTTCATCGCCCAGTTGCCGACCCCGCCCGCGGGCGGCTTCTCGCCGGGCGGGCACGACAGCGCGTTCTGGAACTCTCAGTTGCCCGCCGAGATCGAGTGGCTCGCGCCGCTGCTGGTGGCCTAG
- a CDS encoding TetR/AcrR family transcriptional regulator, whose product MQCVTAAVTPKGERRRYALVSAAADLLCEGGFDAVRHRAVARRAGLPLASTTYYFSSLDDLITKAVEHVGSREVERLNLRVAGLSRRRRGAESTADVLVDLLVGEGPGSRESEELISRYERYIACARQPSLRDVQRRMMQQRADAVVEVVERSGRAVREELVTALVCAVDGAVVASMVGVGDGPRATARATLVEVIDVLAPFDEISRFG is encoded by the coding sequence ATGCAATGCGTGACGGCAGCGGTCACCCCCAAGGGTGAGAGGCGGCGGTACGCGCTCGTCAGCGCGGCCGCCGATCTGTTGTGCGAGGGGGGTTTCGACGCCGTCCGGCACCGGGCCGTCGCGCGCCGGGCCGGCCTGCCGCTGGCGTCGACGACCTACTACTTCTCCTCCCTCGACGACCTCATCACCAAGGCCGTCGAACACGTCGGCAGCCGCGAGGTCGAGCGTCTCAACCTTCGCGTGGCCGGCCTGTCCCGCCGCAGACGCGGCGCCGAGTCGACCGCCGACGTCCTCGTCGACCTCCTCGTCGGCGAGGGGCCCGGCAGCCGCGAGTCCGAGGAATTGATCTCTCGCTACGAGCGCTACATCGCCTGCGCGCGTCAGCCCAGCCTGCGCGACGTACAGCGCAGGATGATGCAGCAGCGCGCCGACGCCGTAGTAGAAGTCGTCGAACGCTCCGGTCGCGCGGTACGCGAGGAACTCGTCACCGCGCTGGTGTGCGCCGTCGACGGAGCGGTGGTCGCGTCCATGGTCGGCGTCGGTGACGGCCCGCGCGCAACGGCGCGGGCGACGCTGGTCGAGGTCATAGACGTCCTGGCGCCGTTCGACGAAATCAGTCGCTTTGGGTGA
- a CDS encoding APC family permease, which yields MTQPDTAQEQQEQPQLKRVMGPGLLLLFIVGDILGTGVYALTGQVAAEVGGAAWLPFLVAFLIATVTAFSYLELVTKYPQAAGAALYAHKAFGVQFVTFLVAFIVMCSGITSASTASRFFASNFFTAFDIDWGKTGIVVMALLFMALIAAVNLRGVGESVKLNVVLTIVEITGLLLVIGVGFWAFTGGADVDFSRVVAFETAEDKNVFLAVTAATSLAFFAMVGFEDSVNMAEETKDPVRFFPKVLLTGLGIAGVVYVVVAIVAVALVPVGTLEASETPLVEVVKAGAPNLPIETILPFISMFAVSNTALINMLMASRLIYGMSRQHVLPPVLGLVHPKSRAPWVAILFTTLIAFGLIFYVTAFANSSAISVLGGTTSLLLLAVFAMVNVAVLVLRRDVRATGGHFKTPTVLPVIGCAASLYLVLPFSGRPAQQYLLAGILMLIGIGLFGLTMLINRQLGIRDAGIRDPKNLGEAP from the coding sequence ATGACCCAGCCTGACACAGCCCAGGAGCAACAGGAGCAACCTCAGCTCAAACGCGTGATGGGGCCGGGCCTGCTTCTGCTGTTCATCGTCGGCGACATCCTGGGCACCGGCGTCTACGCACTCACCGGTCAGGTGGCCGCCGAAGTCGGTGGCGCGGCCTGGCTTCCGTTCCTGGTGGCGTTCTTGATCGCCACCGTCACCGCGTTCAGCTACCTCGAGCTGGTGACGAAGTACCCCCAGGCCGCAGGCGCTGCGCTCTACGCACACAAGGCTTTCGGGGTCCAGTTCGTCACGTTCCTGGTGGCGTTCATCGTGATGTGCTCCGGCATCACCTCGGCATCCACCGCGTCGCGGTTCTTCGCGTCCAACTTCTTCACCGCCTTCGACATCGACTGGGGCAAGACCGGAATCGTCGTCATGGCACTGCTGTTCATGGCGCTCATCGCGGCAGTGAACCTGCGCGGTGTCGGTGAGAGCGTCAAGCTGAACGTCGTCCTCACCATCGTGGAGATCACCGGCCTGCTGCTCGTGATCGGCGTGGGCTTCTGGGCGTTCACCGGCGGCGCCGACGTGGACTTCTCCCGCGTGGTCGCCTTCGAGACCGCCGAGGACAAGAACGTCTTCCTCGCCGTCACCGCGGCTACGTCGCTCGCGTTCTTCGCGATGGTGGGCTTCGAGGACTCGGTGAACATGGCCGAGGAGACCAAGGATCCCGTCCGCTTCTTCCCCAAGGTGCTGCTGACCGGACTCGGCATCGCAGGCGTCGTCTACGTGGTGGTCGCCATCGTCGCGGTGGCCCTGGTTCCGGTGGGGACGCTGGAGGCCAGTGAGACTCCGCTCGTCGAGGTCGTCAAGGCCGGTGCGCCCAACCTGCCCATCGAGACCATCCTGCCGTTCATCTCGATGTTCGCGGTATCGAACACGGCGCTGATCAACATGCTCATGGCCAGCCGGTTGATCTACGGCATGTCCCGCCAGCACGTCCTGCCGCCGGTGCTCGGCCTGGTGCACCCGAAGAGCCGCGCGCCGTGGGTGGCGATCCTGTTCACCACGCTGATCGCCTTCGGCCTCATCTTCTACGTGACGGCGTTCGCGAACAGCAGCGCCATATCGGTGCTCGGCGGCACGACGTCACTGCTGCTGTTGGCGGTGTTCGCGATGGTCAACGTGGCCGTGCTGGTGCTGCGCCGCGACGTCCGCGCCACCGGCGGGCACTTCAAGACGCCGACGGTGCTGCCGGTCATCGGCTGCGCCGCGTCGCTGTACCTGGTGCTGCCCTTCTCCGGCAGACCCGCTCAGCAGTACCTGCTGGCCGGCATCCTCATGCTCATCGGCATCGGGCTGTTCGGACTCACCATGCTGATCAACAGGCAGCTCGGCATCCGCGACGCGGGGATCAGGGATCCAAAGAATCTGGGCGAGGCTCCGTAG
- a CDS encoding aldehyde dehydrogenase, translated as MPLLGDRESRLLIDGKLVAGSGGTFATVNPATEEVLGVAADATPDDMDQAIGAARRAFDETDWSTNVELRVRGIRQLQQAMRDHAEELRELTISEVGAPRMLTSAAQLEGPISDLSFCADTAESYQWRTDLGIASPMGMKTRRTIAREAIGVVGAITPWNFPHQINLAKLGPALAAGNTIVLKPAPDTPWAAAVLGELIVEHTDIPAGVVNIVTSSDHGVGALLSRDPRVDMVSFTGSTNTGRAVMADGAATLKKVFLELGGKSAFLVLDDADLGGACSMAAFTASMHAGQGCAITTRLVVPRAKYDEAVEAAAGTMAGLKPGDPTNPGTICGPVISALQRDRIQGYLDSAIAEGGRFACGGGSPADRDKGFFIEPTVIAGLDNDAKVAREEIFGPVLTVIAHDGDDDAVRIANDSPYGLSGTVFSGDDARAQGIADRLRVGTVNVNGGVWYSADMPFGGYKQSGIGREMGLAGFEEYLETKAIATLA; from the coding sequence ATGCCGCTACTGGGCGATCGCGAGAGTCGGCTGCTCATCGACGGGAAGCTCGTCGCGGGCAGCGGTGGCACCTTCGCGACGGTGAACCCCGCGACCGAGGAGGTCCTCGGCGTCGCCGCCGATGCGACTCCCGACGACATGGACCAGGCGATCGGCGCCGCGCGACGCGCGTTCGACGAGACCGACTGGTCGACGAACGTCGAACTGCGGGTGCGGGGCATCCGCCAGCTCCAGCAGGCGATGCGCGACCACGCAGAAGAGTTGCGGGAGCTCACGATCTCCGAGGTCGGCGCGCCCCGGATGCTCACGTCGGCTGCGCAACTCGAGGGTCCGATCTCCGACCTCAGCTTCTGCGCCGACACCGCGGAGTCCTACCAGTGGCGCACGGACCTCGGCATCGCCTCGCCCATGGGCATGAAGACCAGGCGCACCATCGCCCGCGAGGCGATCGGCGTCGTCGGGGCGATCACGCCGTGGAATTTCCCGCACCAGATCAACCTCGCCAAGCTGGGGCCCGCGCTGGCTGCGGGCAACACGATCGTGCTCAAGCCGGCGCCGGATACCCCATGGGCGGCAGCCGTTCTCGGTGAGCTGATCGTCGAGCACACCGACATCCCGGCGGGCGTCGTCAACATCGTCACCTCCAGCGACCATGGCGTCGGTGCGCTGCTGTCCCGTGACCCGCGGGTCGACATGGTGTCCTTCACCGGGTCGACCAACACCGGCCGGGCCGTGATGGCCGATGGCGCCGCCACGCTGAAGAAGGTCTTCCTCGAACTCGGCGGCAAGTCCGCGTTCCTTGTGCTCGACGACGCCGACCTCGGCGGTGCCTGCTCGATGGCCGCCTTCACCGCGTCGATGCACGCGGGCCAGGGTTGTGCGATCACGACCCGGCTGGTGGTGCCCCGCGCCAAGTACGACGAGGCAGTCGAGGCGGCCGCGGGCACGATGGCGGGCCTGAAGCCCGGCGACCCGACCAATCCCGGGACGATCTGCGGACCGGTCATCTCGGCGCTGCAGCGCGATCGCATCCAGGGTTACCTCGACTCGGCGATCGCCGAAGGTGGTCGTTTCGCCTGTGGCGGAGGCAGTCCGGCCGACCGCGACAAGGGCTTCTTCATCGAGCCGACCGTCATCGCAGGACTCGACAACGACGCGAAGGTGGCACGCGAGGAGATCTTCGGCCCGGTGCTGACGGTCATCGCCCACGACGGCGACGACGATGCGGTGCGTATCGCCAACGACTCGCCCTACGGACTGTCCGGCACGGTGTTCTCCGGTGACGACGCACGCGCACAGGGCATCGCGGATCGATTGCGCGTCGGCACGGTCAACGTGAACGGCGGCGTCTGGTACTCGGCGGACATGCCATTCGGCGGCTACAAGCAATCCGGCATCGGCCGGGAAATGGGTCTGGCAGGTTTCGAGGAGTACCTCGAGACCAAGGCGATCGCCACGCTGGCCTGA